A DNA window from Bdellovibrio sp. BCCA contains the following coding sequences:
- a CDS encoding sugar nucleotide-binding protein, with protein MNTSLELLIDKESGIVHLANEGKMSWFELASLAHKQSGFNKHAFLISCTHDCLNFRARRPLNSSLVSDRIKSLPAVEQATFDFLKNRQHF; from the coding sequence GTGAACACCAGTCTGGAACTTTTGATTGATAAAGAGTCGGGTATCGTTCACTTAGCCAACGAGGGAAAAATGTCCTGGTTCGAACTGGCGTCCCTTGCGCACAAACAATCGGGTTTCAACAAACATGCCTTTTTGATTTCTTGCACCCACGATTGCCTCAATTTCCGTGCGCGGCGACCTTTGAACAGCAGTCTTGTCAGCGACAGAATTAAAAGTCTTCCTGCTGTGGAGCAGGCTACGTTCGACTTTCTTAAAAATCGTCAGCACTTTTAG
- a CDS encoding hemerythrin domain-containing protein gives MEIYELLKKDHKEVKSLFHKIENALEEEDFDEVESLFSEVRDQLTAHSKAEAEVFYQPLKMITEEEGEELAWEGEEEHHVVALVLNELSRISVDEEPWKAKFTVLTELVNHHVQEEEGEIFKAAKRYFSSDDAEEMAENMESLKQTYLGMVDSALDEDIALLLNTVSQVSHTQNSRHA, from the coding sequence ATGGAGATATACGAACTGCTTAAAAAAGATCACAAAGAAGTTAAATCACTTTTTCATAAAATCGAAAACGCACTGGAAGAAGAAGATTTCGATGAAGTAGAAAGCCTATTTTCAGAGGTGCGAGACCAACTCACAGCGCATTCTAAGGCAGAGGCAGAAGTTTTCTATCAACCTTTAAAGATGATCACGGAAGAAGAAGGCGAGGAGCTGGCTTGGGAAGGTGAGGAAGAGCATCACGTTGTTGCTTTAGTGCTCAATGAACTTTCTCGCATTTCCGTAGACGAAGAGCCTTGGAAGGCTAAATTTACGGTATTAACTGAATTGGTAAATCACCATGTGCAAGAAGAAGAAGGTGAGATATTTAAAGCCGCAAAAAGATATTTCAGTTCTGATGACGCCGAAGAAATGGCTGAAAATATGGAAAGTTTGAAACAAACTTATTTGGGCATGGTTGATAGCGCCTTGGATGAAGATATTGCCTTGCTTTTGAATACAGTTTCACAAGTTAGTCACACTCAAAATTCAAGACACGCCTAA
- a CDS encoding Gfo/Idh/MocA family protein gives MSDKKIRYAVVGLGNIAQVAVLPAFKGASANSELTALVSGDDDKLKTLGKKYKVKNLYNYRDFDKCLHSGEIDAVYIATPNVNHHGFAVEAARAGIHILTEKPMALTEDDCISMLEEAEDNNVKLMVAYRLHFDPANLQAIETARNGKLGELRIFNSTFTYQVTDPNNIRLKYDMGGGPLYDIGTYCINAARYLFQDEPVEVFATALSNPRDERFSEVEEMAAVTLRFRKARLANFVVSFGAAATAAYDLIGSEGSLRLEHAYEYADDMKMTTTIDEKDTVKRFKKHDQFAPEIEYFSKCILNNEDPEPSALEGLYDIRIINAIFESARTKRSVKLDYVTKKNRPDIGQSVKKPAHGKPETIHAPSPHD, from the coding sequence ATGAGTGATAAAAAAATCCGCTATGCGGTTGTTGGGCTGGGAAATATTGCACAGGTGGCGGTTCTTCCTGCTTTCAAAGGTGCGAGCGCAAATTCTGAGCTCACGGCCCTGGTTTCGGGCGATGACGACAAGCTAAAAACTTTGGGAAAGAAATATAAAGTCAAAAATCTTTATAACTATCGGGATTTTGATAAATGTCTTCACAGCGGAGAAATCGACGCTGTTTATATTGCAACTCCTAACGTAAATCACCACGGGTTTGCAGTAGAGGCAGCACGTGCCGGCATTCATATCTTGACGGAAAAACCAATGGCCCTGACCGAAGACGATTGCATTTCGATGCTCGAAGAAGCCGAAGACAACAATGTTAAACTCATGGTTGCCTACCGCTTGCATTTTGATCCTGCCAATTTACAAGCCATCGAAACAGCCAGGAACGGAAAATTAGGTGAACTAAGAATCTTTAATTCAACTTTCACCTATCAAGTGACAGATCCCAATAACATTCGTCTAAAGTACGATATGGGTGGCGGGCCTCTCTATGATATTGGCACTTATTGTATCAACGCCGCGAGATACCTTTTCCAGGACGAGCCGGTGGAGGTTTTTGCCACAGCTCTCAGCAATCCGCGCGATGAACGATTCTCCGAGGTTGAGGAAATGGCGGCTGTCACTTTGCGCTTCCGTAAAGCACGACTTGCTAACTTCGTCGTGAGCTTCGGAGCTGCAGCGACGGCAGCATATGACCTAATCGGCTCAGAAGGTTCCCTGCGTTTAGAGCACGCCTACGAATATGCGGATGACATGAAGATGACAACAACGATAGACGAAAAAGATACGGTCAAACGTTTTAAAAAACATGATCAGTTCGCTCCGGAGATTGAATATTTCTCTAAATGCATTCTTAACAACGAAGATCCGGAACCTTCGGCATTAGAAGGACTCTATGATATTCGAATCATCAACGCTATTTTCGAATCAGCAAGAACCAAGCGTTCGGTCAAACTGGATTATGTTACTAAAAAGAATCGTCCAGACATTGGCCAAAGTGTAAAAAAACCAGCTCACGGAAAACCAGAAACAATTCACGCTCCGAGTCCTCATGATTGA
- a CDS encoding glycosyltransferase, with the protein MKILCADSDLLVFSHVSWNSEFQRPQHLMTRYARYRRVFFVEPLSYENHEDPFLDLHVLEERLCIVTPHLARSLSKEQNHEIMTVLLLGLINSASIENYSCWYYDPQALAFSDRLTPDFIVYDCVKPLVDSEGKSSFTGEMEKNLLKKADLVVNGNPVPPEGNGFRKAREFILDPEDQKHIDFPRLGFVGIIDERVDLSFLKEVALLKPQWQFVLIGPIVQINAADLPVENNIHYLGTKKYNELAPYLSNWDCAILPLRKTELAQYTSPMRIPEYLAAGLPIVSMAFFNTLEPYKKNHLIKVAHTPDEFIHKVESLLPFKNNVEHRQKIDHFFEEMSWEETWKSMAQLEIDLLANKALTQQLASQKSNNNNRSIFKS; encoded by the coding sequence ATGAAAATTCTCTGTGCAGACTCCGATCTTTTGGTGTTTTCCCATGTGAGCTGGAACTCTGAGTTTCAACGTCCACAACATCTTATGACTCGATACGCGCGTTATCGTCGGGTGTTTTTTGTTGAGCCTCTTTCCTATGAAAACCATGAAGATCCATTTTTAGATCTTCATGTTCTGGAAGAAAGGCTCTGCATTGTCACCCCTCACTTGGCGAGATCTCTTTCCAAAGAACAGAACCATGAAATCATGACGGTTCTTCTTTTGGGATTGATCAACTCCGCCTCTATTGAGAACTATTCATGCTGGTACTATGATCCGCAGGCATTGGCTTTCAGTGACAGATTAACCCCCGACTTTATTGTGTATGACTGCGTAAAGCCATTGGTAGATTCCGAAGGAAAGAGTTCTTTTACAGGCGAGATGGAAAAAAATTTATTGAAGAAAGCGGATCTGGTTGTCAACGGCAACCCCGTCCCCCCGGAGGGAAACGGCTTTCGCAAAGCCCGGGAGTTTATTCTAGACCCGGAGGACCAAAAGCACATTGATTTTCCCAGGCTCGGCTTTGTTGGAATCATCGATGAGCGCGTGGACTTAAGTTTTCTTAAAGAAGTGGCTCTTCTAAAACCACAGTGGCAGTTTGTTTTAATTGGTCCCATTGTGCAGATCAATGCCGCCGACCTTCCTGTAGAAAACAATATTCATTATTTAGGAACAAAAAAATACAACGAGCTGGCACCCTACCTTAGCAATTGGGATTGTGCCATTCTGCCACTTCGAAAAACCGAGTTGGCCCAATACACAAGTCCAATGAGAATTCCTGAATATCTAGCGGCAGGACTTCCGATTGTTTCAATGGCATTTTTTAATACCTTGGAACCATATAAGAAAAATCATCTTATCAAAGTAGCCCACACCCCAGATGAATTCATTCACAAGGTGGAATCCCTGCTACCTTTTAAGAACAATGTAGAACACCGACAAAAAATCGATCACTTCTTTGAAGAAATGTCCTGGGAAGAAACCTGGAAAAGTATGGCCCAGTTGGAAATCGATCTTCTTGCGAACAAAGCCCTGACCCAACAATTGGCGAGTCAAAAATCGAATAATAACAACCGAAGTATTTTTAAATCCTAA
- a CDS encoding DUF6328 family protein: MKYQHSETENLKDEITHIESETRMILPGVQTLFGFQLVTVFNDRFAITLNYNEQVLHWGAIACSAVSAILVISPAAYHRLAEPHTASRRFTHFSNLWLKSSLFPLALGCVIDFFLIGIAITKNYVVSGIVSSILFIGFITAWYIFPLLIRRKLP; this comes from the coding sequence TTGAAATACCAACACTCAGAAACAGAAAATCTGAAGGACGAAATCACGCATATCGAAAGTGAGACGCGAATGATTTTGCCGGGCGTTCAGACGTTGTTCGGCTTTCAACTTGTCACCGTTTTCAACGATCGCTTTGCAATTACATTAAATTACAACGAACAAGTTCTGCACTGGGGCGCTATTGCGTGCTCGGCGGTATCTGCGATCCTCGTTATTTCACCTGCCGCTTATCACCGACTGGCCGAACCGCATACGGCTTCCCGGCGTTTCACCCATTTTAGCAATCTGTGGCTGAAAAGTTCGCTCTTCCCTTTGGCTCTGGGGTGTGTGATAGATTTTTTTTTGATCGGAATCGCCATCACTAAAAATTACGTTGTCAGTGGTATCGTGAGTTCGATTCTTTTTATTGGTTTTATCACTGCTTGGTATATTTTTCCTTTGTTAATAAGACGCAAACTTCCCTGA
- a CDS encoding DUF4142 domain-containing protein: MNLFRAVLASLVIVFSAVHAWALSDSEIAEVLMTANEAEIDAGKVAKSKAADKTVKDFAEHMVSEHEENKKEGKKITKDEKISTKSNDTAKDLKKDAKEKLSDLKKRKGKDFDLAYIQNQINMHQQLLTDLEQKYIPQAQNPQFKNFLNETKTHVEQHLAKAKEVEATLTK, translated from the coding sequence ATGAATTTATTTAGAGCTGTTTTAGCATCACTAGTTATTGTATTTTCTGCTGTTCACGCGTGGGCTTTATCCGATTCAGAAATCGCTGAAGTTCTTATGACCGCCAATGAAGCGGAGATTGACGCCGGCAAAGTTGCAAAATCCAAAGCGGCGGATAAAACCGTGAAAGACTTTGCTGAACACATGGTCTCAGAGCATGAAGAAAATAAAAAAGAAGGTAAGAAAATCACCAAGGATGAAAAGATCAGTACAAAATCCAACGACACTGCGAAAGACCTGAAAAAGGACGCCAAAGAAAAGCTTTCTGATCTTAAGAAAAGGAAAGGCAAAGACTTCGATTTGGCTTACATTCAAAACCAAATCAATATGCACCAACAACTTCTGACAGACCTTGAACAAAAGTACATTCCACAAGCACAGAATCCTCAGTTTAAAAACTTCTTGAACGAAACTAAGACACACGTCGAACAACACCTCGCAAAAGCCAAAGAAGTCGAAGCGACTCTGACCAAGTAA
- a CDS encoding NADAR family protein: MKQFRNLFGLWIILVLCASCSHKGASHYNSFPKTAATPYQEAVLDFYSTKDPYGEFSNFALFPVFVDGEWWPTSEHYYQAHKYENTELQKWVQSAPTPMEAALRGRDKNIEKRSDWEQRKDEFMEKAVWDKFTRYPELAELLLSTGSARLYEHTKNDCYWGDCGDRTGKNKLGLLLEKIRSALQKSTPL; encoded by the coding sequence ATGAAACAATTTAGAAATCTGTTCGGGCTCTGGATCATTTTAGTTCTTTGTGCATCTTGTTCACACAAAGGGGCTTCTCATTATAATAGTTTTCCAAAAACGGCGGCAACTCCCTATCAAGAAGCCGTTTTAGATTTTTATTCGACGAAAGACCCTTACGGAGAGTTCTCAAACTTTGCGCTCTTCCCAGTTTTTGTCGATGGCGAATGGTGGCCGACAAGTGAGCACTACTATCAAGCTCACAAATATGAAAATACAGAACTACAAAAATGGGTGCAAAGTGCGCCAACTCCGATGGAAGCAGCCCTTCGAGGACGCGATAAGAACATCGAAAAAAGATCTGACTGGGAACAACGTAAAGATGAATTTATGGAAAAAGCCGTTTGGGATAAATTCACAAGATATCCGGAGCTTGCGGAGCTTTTGCTTTCGACAGGCTCCGCCCGCCTTTACGAACATACAAAAAATGATTGCTACTGGGGTGATTGCGGAGACCGCACAGGGAAAAACAAACTCGGTCTTCTTTTAGAAAAAATTCGTTCGGCCCTGCAAAAATCGACTCCGCTTTGA